The following are encoded together in the Pseudodesulfovibrio indicus genome:
- a CDS encoding DNA-binding protein, with amino-acid sequence MTTRLFKEFTELYGQGFRPYTGEVLAEVYERLKCNDPKKAYWVCRWPLLYCFGCTKRCAPRTPDGFQVMLPEGGQCVPGKFAISPAEMLASKPFLRADEAAYCLCISQSQVYAITAEGKLVRHLDKPFRVTSESVREEMNRIDL; translated from the coding sequence ATGACCACTCGGCTCTTCAAGGAATTCACGGAACTCTACGGCCAGGGCTTTCGGCCCTACACCGGGGAAGTCCTGGCGGAAGTGTACGAACGGCTCAAATGCAACGACCCGAAAAAGGCGTACTGGGTGTGCCGGTGGCCGTTGCTGTACTGCTTCGGCTGCACCAAGCGCTGTGCGCCACGGACCCCCGATGGGTTCCAGGTGATGCTTCCTGAAGGCGGCCAGTGCGTTCCCGGAAAATTTGCAATTTCCCCGGCTGAAATGTTGGCTTCCAAGCCGTTCCTGAGGGCAGACGAGGCCGCATATTGTTTGTGCATCAGCCAGAGCCAGGTGTACGCCATTACGGCAGAGGGGAAATTGGTACGTCATTTGGATAAACCCTTTCGCGTAACCTCCGAAAGCGTTAGGGAAGAAATGAATCGCATTGATTTATAA
- a CDS encoding DUF5675 family protein: MHKKSVTIVRVGQGLDGTFGRMFLPGGVERVSAEPPWKDNRTDVSCIPPGKYECEINESPHFGLCPEILDVPGRTHVRMHAGNWAGDVEQGRRSDSQACVLPGLRFATLDGQPAVSNSRAVLGELMDAVSDGDPRPGVRFDLEIIDMTGEAGKGWQA, from the coding sequence ATGCACAAGAAAAGCGTCACCATCGTCCGGGTCGGCCAAGGCCTCGACGGCACGTTCGGGCGTATGTTTCTGCCCGGCGGCGTGGAGCGCGTCAGCGCTGAACCGCCGTGGAAGGACAACCGCACGGACGTGTCCTGTATTCCCCCCGGAAAATACGAATGCGAAATCAATGAGTCCCCGCACTTCGGGCTTTGCCCTGAAATCCTGGACGTGCCGGGCCGGACGCACGTCCGCATGCATGCGGGCAACTGGGCCGGGGACGTCGAGCAGGGCCGCCGATCCGATTCCCAGGCCTGTGTCCTTCCCGGCCTGCGTTTCGCCACACTCGATGGACAACCGGCAGTGTCCAACTCCCGTGCCGTCCTGGGCGAACTCATGGATGCGGTCAGCGACGGCGATCCGCGTCCGGGCGTCCGGTTCGACCTCGAAATCATCGACATGACCGGCGAGGCCGGAAAGGGGTGGCAAGCATGA
- a CDS encoding regulatory protein GemA gives MAKTVSPKWRNALLAKVHIAKKQMPNLDDDTYRGWLAEMYGKTSAGKLSMHELADFADFLAGKGAAFPNSHKRSGSSRDDFYEVPDGTPFARQKRWIAAMWNALDWKMSGLDTRCASQFGVDKFIWLNDQPALQTLSKDLVGRCRKKGIDPYDAQPAS, from the coding sequence ATGGCAAAGACGGTTAGCCCCAAATGGCGCAATGCGCTGCTGGCAAAGGTTCACATAGCCAAAAAGCAGATGCCGAACCTGGACGACGACACCTACCGGGGTTGGTTGGCCGAGATGTACGGCAAGACGTCGGCAGGCAAGCTGTCCATGCATGAGCTGGCCGATTTTGCGGACTTTCTCGCAGGTAAGGGGGCTGCTTTCCCCAACAGCCACAAGCGGTCCGGTTCGTCTCGCGATGATTTTTACGAAGTCCCGGATGGGACGCCGTTCGCCCGGCAGAAGCGGTGGATCGCGGCCATGTGGAACGCGCTGGACTGGAAAATGTCCGGTTTGGATACCCGGTGCGCCAGCCAATTCGGAGTGGATAAGTTCATTTGGCTGAACGACCAGCCCGCTTTGCAAACCCTCTCCAAGGACCTCGTTGGCCGGTGCAGGAAGAAAGGAATTGACCCATACGATGCACAACCTGCGAGCTGA
- a CDS encoding DUF2730 family protein, with protein MDLHTLDILLRIIQVVVLPMLAFLVKLLIDQRRQVNGLASRLTKAEACLENVPTEKTLHELALTIRGLGGDLHVAVEKIEGMGRIVDRLERVVSRHEEHLLNGGK; from the coding sequence GTGGACCTGCATACCCTCGACATCCTGCTCCGCATTATCCAAGTCGTGGTTCTGCCCATGCTCGCCTTCCTGGTGAAACTCCTGATCGACCAGCGCAGGCAGGTCAATGGCTTGGCGTCTCGGCTGACAAAGGCCGAGGCGTGCCTCGAAAACGTCCCCACCGAGAAAACACTCCACGAACTGGCCCTGACCATCCGAGGCCTTGGCGGCGACCTACACGTGGCCGTTGAGAAGATCGAAGGCATGGGCCGCATCGTGGACCGCCTTGAACGCGTTGTCTCCCGACACGAAGAACATCTGCTCAATGGAGGAAAATAG
- a CDS encoding HU family DNA-binding protein, with amino-acid sequence MTKCELIAKVAQVSDLTKAHAERVVEAILGTIKEGLSGGDKVTLRGFGTFKVEQRAARVGRNPKIGTEITIPAKNVVKFKPSTELKDWVN; translated from the coding sequence ATGACCAAATGCGAACTGATCGCCAAGGTGGCGCAGGTTTCCGATCTGACCAAGGCGCATGCCGAACGGGTGGTGGAGGCGATCCTCGGCACCATCAAAGAGGGCCTTTCCGGCGGCGACAAGGTCACCCTGCGCGGCTTCGGCACCTTCAAAGTCGAACAGCGGGCCGCACGTGTGGGCCGCAATCCCAAGATCGGCACGGAGATCACGATCCCGGCCAAGAACGTGGTCAAGTTCAAGCCCAGCACCGAGCTGAAGGACTGGGTCAACTAA
- a CDS encoding DNA adenine methylase: MEYFRERLAGVTIECKPAADVIQRYDEPDALIYVDPPYMPETRIASSTISYRCEMTEADHEALARTLHEAEGMVVLSGYRCPAYDEWFSTWRRIDREAWAERAAKRIESLWISPSCEERLRRETEIQEANIMPLMRAVN; encoded by the coding sequence ATCGAGTATTTCCGCGAACGTCTCGCCGGAGTCACCATCGAGTGCAAGCCCGCTGCGGACGTAATTCAGCGATACGATGAACCGGACGCGCTGATCTACGTTGACCCTCCTTACATGCCGGAAACGCGCATAGCGTCATCCACGATCAGCTATCGATGCGAGATGACCGAGGCCGATCACGAAGCCCTGGCCAGAACTCTCCACGAAGCGGAAGGCATGGTGGTTTTGTCTGGCTATCGCTGCCCGGCATACGATGAATGGTTTTCGACATGGAGGCGTATCGACAGGGAGGCATGGGCCGAACGTGCGGCCAAGCGGATTGAAAGTCTCTGGATCTCGCCCAGCTGTGAGGAACGGCTCCGGCGAGAAACCGAGATCCAGGAAGCGAACATTATGCCGCTCATGAGGGCGGTCAACTGA
- a CDS encoding DUF7168 domain-containing protein gives MERKDIIKRIQKLLSLSTSDNEHEAAAAAAKAQALLSKYNLETTDIPDLESRSGKAEEAKTRTRQRLERWAFNLARVTADAFDCDYYHSTKGNTVFIGVGVDQEVCAWTYTYLYRTLLRMGSTYLRTECRRLRSNRSKKMARESYLRGVVHTISQRLQEQKRQTPVTETGLVVVKEAAIADAMPDTVHTKQFKPVNLRGGDLYKGIRDGRSIPLSTPLGHEQPSKLS, from the coding sequence GTGGAAAGAAAAGACATCATCAAACGGATTCAGAAGCTCCTGAGCTTGTCCACATCCGACAACGAGCATGAAGCGGCAGCGGCAGCGGCCAAGGCCCAGGCGCTCCTGTCGAAGTACAACCTGGAGACGACCGATATACCGGACTTGGAATCAAGGTCCGGCAAGGCCGAAGAGGCAAAGACCCGGACGCGCCAGCGGCTCGAAAGGTGGGCCTTCAATCTGGCGCGGGTAACGGCGGATGCCTTTGATTGCGACTACTACCACTCCACAAAAGGAAACACCGTGTTTATCGGCGTTGGCGTGGACCAAGAGGTCTGCGCCTGGACCTACACGTATCTCTACCGGACGCTGCTCCGCATGGGGTCAACCTACCTCCGCACCGAATGCAGGAGGCTGCGTTCGAACCGCTCCAAAAAGATGGCCAGGGAATCCTACCTGAGGGGCGTTGTCCATACCATCAGCCAGAGACTGCAAGAACAGAAGCGGCAGACCCCGGTCACCGAGACCGGCTTGGTGGTCGTTAAGGAGGCGGCAATCGCCGACGCCATGCCTGACACCGTCCATACGAAGCAGTTCAAACCGGTAAACCTCCGGGGCGGCGATCTGTACAAAGGGATTCGGGATGGCCGGTCCATCCCCCTTTCTACCCCGTTGGGCCACGAACAGCCGTCCAAGCTCTCCTAG
- a CDS encoding DNA adenine methylase: MALHHGGKFKLRHWVIEHFPMHRVYIEPFGGMASVLMEKERADLEVLNDLDNQVVNLYQVMRDPVASVRLAEELQLTPYARAEFDAAYGVCTDPVEMARRYLVRAFMGFGANSATCPYKNGFRSKRPNFKSPAYEFVSYPHTSSISANVSPESPSSASPLRT; the protein is encoded by the coding sequence ATGGCCCTGCACCATGGCGGCAAGTTCAAGCTCCGCCATTGGGTGATCGAGCATTTCCCCATGCACCGGGTGTACATCGAGCCGTTCGGCGGCATGGCTTCCGTACTTATGGAAAAAGAGCGGGCCGACCTGGAGGTTTTGAACGACTTGGACAACCAAGTTGTGAACCTCTACCAGGTCATGCGCGACCCGGTTGCATCGGTGCGGCTGGCCGAAGAGTTGCAACTGACGCCGTATGCAAGGGCAGAGTTCGACGCGGCCTATGGGGTTTGCACAGATCCAGTGGAGATGGCCCGGAGATATCTGGTCAGGGCGTTCATGGGCTTCGGTGCAAACTCAGCGACATGCCCCTACAAGAATGGGTTCCGCTCCAAGCGGCCCAATTTCAAGTCTCCGGCCTATGAGTTTGTGTCCTACCCCCACACATCGAGTATTTCCGCGAACGTCTCGCCGGAGTCACCATCGAGTGCAAGCCCGCTGCGGACGTAA